Proteins from a single region of Leptodactylus fuscus isolate aLepFus1 unplaced genomic scaffold, aLepFus1.hap2 HAP2_SCAFFOLD_1146, whole genome shotgun sequence:
- the STRAP gene encoding LOW QUALITY PROTEIN: serine-threonine kinase receptor-associated protein (The sequence of the model RefSeq protein was modified relative to this genomic sequence to represent the inferred CDS: deleted 1 base in 1 codon) yields MAMRQTPLTCSGHTRPVVDLAFSGITPYGYFLISACKDGKPMLRQGDTGDWIGTFLGHKGAVWGATLNKNTTKAATAAADFTAKVWDAVTGDELITLAHKHIVKSVDFTQDSNHLLTGGQDKLLRIYDLSKPEAR; encoded by the exons ATGGCGATGCGGCAGACCCCGTTGACCTGCTCCGGGCACACCCGGCCGGTGGTGGATTTGGCTTTCTCCGGTATCACCCCGTACGGCTATTTCCTCATCAGCGCCTGCAAAG ATGGGAAGCCGATGTTGCGTCAGGGGGACACCGGAGACTGGATTGGAACATTTCTTGGCCACAAGGGGGCGGTGTGGGGAGCCACCCTGAATAAGAAC ACCACCAAAGCCGCCACGGCCGCAGCGGACTTCACAGC TAAGGTGTGGGACGCGGTGACCGGTGATGAGCTCATCACTTTAGCTCATAAGCACATAGTGAAAAGTGTGGACTTCACTCAG GACAGTAATCACCTGCTGACAGGCGGACAGGACAAGTTGCTGCGGATTTATGACTTAAGCAAACCTGAGGCCCG